The DNA region TGAATATATACCTGTAGGTTTTTTTGTTTAGTAATAAACTTCAAGTTGTTCAAACATTTTTATTAGGAACATTTACTTCAATCGAAATTATATCCTCAAAATATTCTCCTTCTTTTTACTTtaagaataaaattttcaaaaaagatgcCAACTCTTGTCTATTCTCCATTTGAATGGACATTACTACCTTTTCCAATAACCTATACTCAATATAGGGATATTCTGAGATGTAGATCAGCaattgaaacaataataatgATGATTGATTCTCAGTTAATAACATGTTAATGATTTTAAACGATTTTTTCCATGGAATGTGAGCAATGTTATGCAGAATCAAAAGGTCATTTTATaatgtgaaatcaatattaatTTATCATTCAGGTATATGACACGAACACGAATATTACAAAATAAGATAAAGTAGTCGCAAGATAGTCTCTCCATATTTCAAACTGTGGTATAGCTACTACTTTTGGTGAAGTAGAGAGCTTTCATTCCTTTCTTGAGTCTTATATCATTTTATATCATGGTGAATACACCACTTATGTCAGTAGAAATCCTGTAATTCAAGTGAAAAGGCGTCAGTAATTATTCGAAATtcatcaattttcgggaattttatTACATGCTTATATTATCTATCTATGACACTAAGCTAATATGTTGTCTTTGATTTGTGTTTTTCACTTGCTTGCGTTACTTGTATAGCGAGTAAGAATTGTGCATTTTTTCTATGTATCTATGTACTCTTTTTAGTAGACATATAATACACATGTTAGAATATGGAGTCTATATAATTGGGAAGTTCACCGATTAATATTCTGAGAATTCAGTAGCGAACTAAGGAaacacaaatattcaaatcTTCCCTTAATGTTTTCTGAATAGGAAAAATATTGGAACACACGCAGTACCGGCAGTACTACAGAATAAAAGTAATGCTAATAACAATGAAAATGGTCTTCATCTGTCAAACACaaaaatggaataaattcaaataaagaTTAATGACGAAAAGGCGAAGTACAGCTTATAACTGATAATAATATCGTGTATTGATCCTCAAATCGCAAATAACGCATAGGACAACTCAAGGTTCACATGATATACAAAATAGTAATGATTAATAGATCAAGAGGACTTCAGctgcctgaaaaaaaaattaagaaaaattaAGATCATAAAAAGCTTGTTCAATAAAAATCTTTTTGGCTGCTCTTTCAAACCTCGAGAGGGTCTTTCTGGACGTATTTCGAGGGGCAGTAggttaaaataataatatcctgagTACTCTTGTCTCCTCTTATGCGCCTGATATGCAAATTTGCTTAATTTTAGTTGATAGCGATTTCTTGTGTCGTAGTTATGTACCTTCGTCTCCAACTTTCTCAATATGATGTCTGCGGCTATATATTTGACAGAGCGCTTTCAGGAGATATGTACCTACAGGTGAATGTCATAATTCTTTGCTGTCTGAAAGTTGCTCGGCAAGACTCCAGGGGATCCATGCCAAACATCAAGCGTATAACCCTTTTTTGTGCAATGTATTCTTTTGCTCTCTGTGGCTCTCCTATAAGCGATAATATTGTAGCTCATTCTAGAATATATAAACTCGTAGTACGCGCTTAGAAGTCCCTCATGGACCCTGGTTGACAGCGTTCTTTGGATTCATCATACATAATAATAACCGCTATTGATCTTCCCACATACTTCTTCCGCATGGTCTGCCCAACTTGGAGTGTCATTAAGATGAATGCCCAAAAATTTGgctgcttttcaggtggaaaatggaaaattggaatCAATAAATAATGACGAGCAAAATAGACAAACAAGTACACTTTCTCCCAAGAGTCACTTATTGCGGCATATATCAATTTTGGACAAATAAAAATGCTAAAACGAAAACAAGTCGAAAAGAGAAGTGAAATAGATCTATTAGTGAATTTTTACGACGTAATTGAACCCAAGCTTCACTGACCTTCCAGAGTATTTCAGGATTTGCATCTCAGTTTTTCATGTGATGAATGTAAACGTCGAAAAACAGGCTAAAAATTTGTGTATTTCGGTATTTATTTGTTCATCTGATAGACGCCTAGGAAATATGAATTGCTTATAAATGTTTGAATTTGAAAACCATTCTTGCTGGTATGAGACACTTCAGCTTTCATGGTTTTTATATCTGAAAAATGTTTGCGTCCCTCCTGGGAGTTCAGATACGCCCCTGTTCATTTTGTCAAGAGAGTAAGGGAGACGGGCTGGTCGAGATGTTTTTTCCATGAAGtgtcataattttttgtttgttcgaTTTTTTTACCGGACCTTATGTTTGTTAGACTAAGTAACTACACTATTTAGTGATATAAATAATTGAGTTTTGAGAAAAGAGGCGTATAACTTTCATCCCCAAGACAAGATCTGGTTGTTACACTTCGAGAGGCAAAATTTTACACAACATTTTAGTTTTTAGATAAAACCAAATTATCATTAGATATTAAAATTGCACTTGCTGCATCTAAAATCACTACTTTTTTTAAGGTACCTTTGTCACCTCCACAAACTCAGGCAGAGCTCCTCAAAGACATTTCGGAATTCCTTCGAGATAATGAAGAGGTAGCAGAAGCTCTAAGAAATGTAGATATGGATCATTTCATGTCGAGAACTCGTCGTGATGCCATTGATGATTCAATGATGGATGTTGAGTTGGGAAAGGAACCACAGCAGAAAGAAGAAGGATTTTTTGATAGAGCAGCGAAATTTGTGATGGAGGTTCTTCAGCGATTTCTCAAGTGGATTAACACAGATAATTAAGGAGGGCGCCATTCAAGCTGTTAAAACAGTGATTGTAAATGCTATTTTTGGATAACATCAAAACGAAAACTTTAGTCGTTATGAAACTCGTTTATACCTACATATTTTTTCGGATCATGTGTTTATTAGCGGGTGAATTTCATTGTACTTGATTACCTATATTATTTTCAAGCATAGATTTGTAATTCGTTGCTCATTATATGaattataatgatttttattcGTGAGATAGCagcaattattatttatattgtgaactcttttttcttacTAGATCTATCGAGATTTATTTATCTCTTCATCAGGAGAAGAAACTGAGAATATATAAATTATACCTGTATATGGAACAGTGTTTATGGAAGATCATCAGCAGTTTCAATTtggactcaaaaacaaaaataatgtcAAGTGGGTTACTAAGGCCCAGTTGTACTCGTAGAGTTCAAGTTCAAGCTGAGTTTAAGCATTGGATATTAAACTCAGTATGAACTGTACAACCAGGCCTAAGTCAAATTTGGGAATCTAATTGATAATCTTCCATATACACTGCTCTGTCTAAGGTATAAAACTCTCAATTTCTTCTCCAGATGAATGAAACTTGAGAGCTCGagtaaaaaatataaatatatgtataaataataattgCTGCTATTCCACGAATGAAAATCTTTGTAATTTCAAGCCACACATATTCAATAGAGATCTGAAGATACATGTTTCATTAATTCCTAACATAAATTCTTTGTACAGAATcaaataattaaaaataaatcaacTAATACGAAGTTATttctttcaaattcagaaaatcaCTATATTTTCAAAGAAGTCACGAAAAATTCATAGAGAAATAATATTGAACTGATGTGGCCATAACTAAACAACAACTGAATTAGGTACCTGTTTTTCATTAGAATGAGTTATTCAACCACTACATATGATTAGCTATTACGATGTGTCTACCTGCACCAAATTGAAGATGCTATCGTTATAGCGATATACGTATAAAGAGAAAACTATCCTAGCTGAAACTTTTTGCAGTACCATCGATTGTTTGTATTCTTCTCCAATCAGCAACTGGTAAAGCAGTATTTGAGGTACTATTCTagacttctttttcttcttgtaTGCATTCACCTCTATCGATACTCTgcagggtgatttgtccgattcgacaGATTTTACTTTTATCAATAACTTTATTGGTATGGCTCattcaattttgatgaaatgttCAGTGTAGTACAATCAATATTACTAACAAGTTAACGAGTTAAAGTGTGCAGGTTGAAAAAATACCCTGTACGGGGTgcgcaaaattggtgatacctgaactacaaccttttaacccaacgagagtaaattttctagagaattctcggctgttgcaaacgggcttaaaagaACAATATCGAAATTTCACTACAATGCAGTGGAAATATTCTGAACTAAGTATAGTAGTAAAGATCCTAAGTTCTGAAATACTTCATGTTCATCAAAGTCCAAATCTATCTTTATAATTGCTCATATTCTAAAATGATTTGATACATGTACACCTCCTGTGTTCTAATAAAAAGATTATTTCTATGGAACAGTTTACGTGAAGTAATTTCTTTCAATGATGTTCTCATTTACGGTCTCATATGTTCAATTAGATAGAGGTcgacaaaaaaatatttcatattcagATATGATTTTTGTTTATGATTTTTGGAGCGGAAATGGAACTGA from Coccinella septempunctata chromosome 1, icCocSept1.1, whole genome shotgun sequence includes:
- the LOC123315284 gene encoding uncharacterized protein LOC123315284, with protein sequence MFYRPLHTLVLLSVFGYVLTVPLSPPQTQAELLKDISEFLRDNEEVAEALRNVDMDHFMSRTRRDAIDDSMMDVELGKEPQQKEEGFFDRAAKFVMEVLQRFLKWINTDN